Proteins from a genomic interval of Bacteroidota bacterium:
- a CDS encoding helix-turn-helix domain-containing protein, protein MAQEKKKNFAYPFGCSVEATVSVMGGRWKPVIIFNLLKHDVLRFGQFKREINGITERMLTNQLRELEADEIVSRKVYAEVPPRVEYSLTTYGKTLEPIMMAMREWGAEHMLVKGDTNQTESSV, encoded by the coding sequence ATGGCGCAAGAGAAGAAAAAGAATTTTGCATATCCTTTTGGTTGCTCTGTTGAAGCAACGGTATCTGTGATGGGCGGGCGGTGGAAGCCCGTGATCATTTTTAATCTCTTGAAGCACGACGTGTTGCGTTTTGGTCAATTCAAAAGAGAAATAAATGGCATCACAGAGCGTATGCTGACAAACCAGTTACGGGAGTTGGAAGCTGATGAAATTGTATCTCGTAAGGTGTATGCCGAGGTGCCGCCCCGTGTAGAGTATTCGTTAACCACGTATGGAAAAACACTGGAGCCGATTATGATGGCTATGCGCGAATGGGGCGCGGAGCACATGCTGGTAAAAGGCGATACCAATCAGACGGAAAGTAGTGTTTAA
- a CDS encoding SDR family NAD(P)-dependent oxidoreductase, with protein MLKTILLTGATDGIGLQAAHQIAKQGHTLLLHGRNKVKLEKLQKALSERPETGQIEIYTADLSVLAEVEAFAKAVIEQHTNLDVLINNAGVFRAPSATTASGLDIRFVVNTLSPYLLTKRLLPLMHADGRVVNLSSAAQSPVNLEAMTGKIQLQAGEAYAQSKLAITMWTRTMAEAVKPNGPIFYAVNPGSLLATKMPILNHALMTMPPAFRPHIPWKW; from the coding sequence ATGCTAAAGACCATACTACTAACAGGAGCAACCGACGGCATCGGCCTTCAGGCGGCACATCAAATCGCAAAACAAGGCCACACCTTGCTACTCCACGGCCGCAACAAAGTCAAACTGGAAAAATTGCAAAAAGCCCTCTCTGAGCGACCTGAAACGGGACAGATAGAAATTTATACCGCCGACTTGTCTGTACTGGCAGAAGTTGAAGCTTTTGCAAAAGCTGTGATTGAGCAGCATACTAATTTGGACGTGCTCATCAACAATGCTGGCGTTTTCCGCGCCCCGTCAGCAACTACTGCTTCAGGGCTCGACATCCGCTTTGTGGTTAACACCCTGTCGCCGTACCTGCTGACGAAGCGCCTCTTGCCGCTGATGCATGCTGATGGACGCGTCGTCAACCTTTCGTCAGCCGCTCAATCACCTGTGAACCTGGAAGCAATGACTGGCAAAATCCAGCTCCAGGCAGGCGAAGCGTATGCCCAGAGCAAACTGGCAATCACCATGTGGACACGAACGATGGCTGAGGCCGTCAAACCAAATGGTCCGATATTTTACGCCGTAAATCCGGGCTCACTACTGGCCACAAAAATGCCTATCCTCAATCATGCACTGATGACTATGCCACCGGCATTTCGCCCTCACATTCCCTGGAAATGG
- a CDS encoding LLM class oxidoreductase, with protein MHNSAQHKGFPSINKGYNATFHQGRLTIGLVVPIEQYATTPVPPMTRHLERVQLAETLGFPAVWLRDVPFNVPSFGDAGQPFDPFVYLGFLASQTTDIALGVASVILPLRHPAHVAKAAATADTLSDGRLLLGVASGDRPQEYPALNIPFAERGALFRKSYDYIRQMSTEAPVYANTFGELAGNMDMLPKPAAGKLPLLITGGSQQTPEWIAEHGDGWMIYPRNLALQAQIVHDWRLKVKAAGRSPQPVMQPLYVDLAEDPATKPQPIHLGFRLGTDFLRAYLKSLEKIGINHVAVNLRFNQADIEETMHRLAKEILPHFPAT; from the coding sequence ATGCACAACAGTGCTCAACATAAAGGCTTCCCATCCATTAACAAAGGATACAACGCAACTTTCCATCAAGGGCGGCTGACCATAGGCCTGGTGGTACCCATCGAACAGTATGCGACAACACCTGTACCCCCTATGACCCGGCACCTGGAACGGGTACAGCTTGCAGAAACCCTTGGCTTTCCAGCCGTGTGGCTCAGAGACGTACCGTTTAATGTGCCTTCGTTTGGTGACGCCGGCCAACCTTTCGACCCTTTTGTCTACCTGGGATTCCTGGCCAGCCAAACAACAGACATTGCCCTCGGTGTTGCCAGCGTTATTTTGCCGCTACGTCACCCGGCACACGTTGCAAAAGCAGCGGCAACAGCAGATACCTTGTCGGACGGCCGGCTTCTTTTGGGCGTAGCCTCCGGCGATCGCCCGCAGGAGTATCCTGCCCTCAACATCCCATTTGCAGAAAGAGGTGCCCTGTTCAGGAAGAGTTATGATTACATCAGGCAAATGAGTACGGAAGCACCCGTGTATGCCAACACGTTCGGCGAGCTTGCCGGCAACATGGACATGCTCCCCAAACCAGCTGCCGGCAAACTGCCCCTGCTCATTACGGGAGGCAGCCAGCAAACGCCTGAATGGATCGCTGAGCATGGCGACGGCTGGATGATTTACCCACGCAACCTCGCTTTACAGGCACAGATTGTGCATGACTGGCGGTTGAAGGTCAAAGCGGCTGGTAGGTCGCCACAACCGGTGATGCAACCCCTTTATGTCGACCTCGCTGAAGATCCGGCCACAAAACCTCAACCAATCCACCTTGGCTTTCGATTGGGCACAGATTTCTTGCGCGCCTATTTGAAATCACTCGAGAAAATTGGCATCAACCACGTTGCTGTAAACCTGCGATTCAACCAGGCAGATATCGAAGAAACCATGCACCGGCTTGCGAAAGAGATCCTGCCCCACTTCCCTGCAACTTAA
- a CDS encoding zinc-binding alcohol dehydrogenase family protein — MRAIGYKAAGPITVTDALYEFDAEQPTPGPRDLLVDVRGISVNPVDVKLRANKPPGDTPAILGYDAAGIVTAVGTDVRNFKIGDPVFYAGDITRPGTNAAFHVVDERIVGEKPASMDFAEAAGMPLTSITAWEILFDAFAFKEGDGNGECLLIIGGAGGVGSILIQLAKKLTGLTVIATASRPETTAWTQKMGADHVINHRESLTAQLEVLGITPKYVASLNATDQHFSSVLQFIKPRGHVVFIDDPETLDIKPGKGKALTFSWELMFTRSMFQTDDIEKQHVLLNRVSEMLDNGTLVSTVTSHLGNLSAETLKKAHEIQEGGRVIGKQVLDGFSSKDVP, encoded by the coding sequence ATGAGAGCAATAGGATATAAAGCAGCCGGCCCAATCACCGTTACCGATGCCCTATATGAGTTCGACGCGGAGCAACCAACGCCAGGCCCGCGTGATCTGTTGGTTGACGTTCGCGGCATATCTGTTAATCCGGTAGATGTAAAACTGCGTGCAAACAAACCCCCAGGCGATACGCCGGCTATTTTAGGGTACGATGCAGCAGGTATTGTGACCGCAGTGGGCACCGATGTGCGCAATTTTAAAATAGGAGACCCTGTCTTCTACGCCGGCGATATCACCCGACCGGGTACCAACGCGGCATTCCATGTAGTTGACGAACGGATTGTCGGGGAAAAGCCAGCTTCGATGGACTTTGCTGAAGCTGCCGGCATGCCCCTCACTTCTATTACCGCCTGGGAGATCCTGTTTGATGCCTTTGCATTCAAGGAAGGTGACGGCAATGGAGAATGCCTGCTGATTATAGGCGGTGCCGGCGGTGTTGGATCTATCCTCATTCAGCTTGCCAAAAAACTTACTGGCCTTACAGTAATTGCTACGGCATCTCGCCCAGAAACGACAGCCTGGACCCAGAAAATGGGGGCTGACCATGTCATCAACCATCGCGAGTCGCTAACAGCCCAGCTCGAAGTGCTTGGCATCACACCCAAATATGTAGCCTCTTTAAACGCAACCGATCAGCATTTTTCATCAGTCCTGCAATTCATCAAGCCTCGTGGACATGTTGTGTTTATCGACGATCCGGAGACGCTGGATATCAAACCCGGTAAAGGCAAAGCCCTCACTTTCAGCTGGGAGCTTATGTTTACCCGCTCAATGTTTCAAACAGACGACATCGAGAAACAACACGTGCTTTTGAACCGGGTATCTGAAATGCTTGACAACGGCACCCTGGTGTCTACGGTAACCAGCCACCTTGGCAACCTTAGTGCAGAGACCCTGAAAAAAGCGCATGAGATACAGGAAGGCGGGCGCGTCATAGGCAAGCAAGTGCTTGATGGATTTTCATCAAAAGACGTCCCATAA